The Petropleomorpha daqingensis genome includes a window with the following:
- a CDS encoding GNAT family N-acetyltransferase — protein MLGTPTARVLDEADEPAVSRLLALDPVAACVIAGRVESAGTDPAALGAPLWGIGTGDELDAVCLAGANLIPFAAPGAERAAAVAFADRARRGGRRCSTIVGPAAAVDPLWDLLSPYWGPCRDHRPRQPLLAIDGVPAIAPEPRVRPVRPSELDLLMPAAIAMFTEEVGISPLRSDGGAGYRARVAELVHAGQSLAWIEGGEVLFKAEIGAVSRAACQIQGVWVAPAYRGRGVGTIGTAAVVEYARKAIAPVVSLYVNDFNAPARAAYRRVGFREVGRYASVLF, from the coding sequence GTGCTCGGCACGCCGACCGCCCGCGTCCTGGACGAGGCCGACGAACCGGCCGTGAGCCGGCTGCTGGCCCTCGACCCGGTGGCGGCCTGCGTGATCGCCGGCCGGGTGGAGTCCGCGGGCACCGATCCAGCCGCGCTGGGCGCCCCGCTGTGGGGGATCGGCACGGGCGACGAGCTCGACGCCGTCTGCCTGGCCGGGGCCAACCTGATCCCGTTCGCCGCCCCGGGAGCGGAACGGGCCGCCGCGGTGGCCTTCGCCGACCGCGCGCGCCGGGGCGGACGGCGCTGCTCCACGATCGTCGGCCCGGCCGCAGCCGTCGACCCGCTCTGGGACCTCCTCAGCCCCTACTGGGGGCCGTGCCGCGACCACCGACCGCGCCAGCCGCTGCTGGCCATCGACGGGGTGCCGGCGATCGCTCCCGAGCCGCGCGTCCGGCCGGTCCGCCCGTCGGAGCTGGATCTGCTCATGCCGGCGGCGATCGCCATGTTCACCGAGGAGGTCGGGATCAGCCCGCTGCGGTCGGACGGCGGCGCCGGCTACCGTGCGCGCGTCGCCGAGCTGGTGCACGCCGGGCAGTCGCTGGCCTGGATCGAGGGCGGCGAGGTGCTGTTCAAGGCCGAGATCGGCGCGGTGTCCCGCGCCGCCTGCCAGATCCAGGGCGTGTGGGTGGCGCCCGCCTACCGCGGCCGCGGTGTCGGCACCATCGGGACGGCGGCCGTCGTCGAGTACGCCCGGAAGGCGATCGCGCCGGTCGTGAGCCTCTACGTCAACGACTTCAACGCCCCGGCCCGCGCGGCCTACCGCCGGGTCGGGTTCCGCGAGGTCGGGCGGTACGCCAGCGTCTTGTTCTGA
- the ispG gene encoding flavodoxin-dependent (E)-4-hydroxy-3-methylbut-2-enyl-diphosphate synthase, translating to MAIPVDLGMPAAPPPVLAPRRTTRQLDVGGVGVGSDFPVSVQSMTTTKTADVNATLQQIAELTAAGCQIVRVAVPDTDDAEALPEIARHSQIPVIADIHFQPRYVFAAIDAGCAAVRVNPGNIKKFDDKVGEIAKAAKDAGIPIRIGVNAGSLDKRLLAKYGRATPEALVESALWECSLFEEHDFRDIKISVKHNDPVVMVRAYELLAAQCDYPLHLGVTEAGPAFQGTIKSAVAFGALLSQGIGDTIRVSLSAPPVEEVKVGTQILESLNLRQRGLEIVSCPSCGRAQVDVYTLANEVTAGLEGMEVPLRVAVMGCVVNGPGEAREADLGVASGNGKGQIFVKGEVIKTVPESQIVETLIEEALRLAGEQAGDDAPAGAPIVTVS from the coding sequence ATGGCGATCCCCGTCGACCTCGGTATGCCCGCGGCGCCCCCACCCGTGCTGGCCCCGCGTCGCACGACCCGGCAGCTGGACGTCGGTGGCGTCGGCGTCGGCAGCGACTTCCCGGTCAGCGTGCAGTCGATGACGACGACGAAGACCGCCGACGTCAACGCCACGCTCCAGCAGATCGCCGAGCTGACCGCGGCCGGCTGCCAGATCGTGCGCGTCGCCGTCCCGGACACCGACGACGCCGAGGCGCTGCCCGAGATCGCCCGGCACTCGCAGATCCCGGTGATCGCCGACATCCACTTCCAGCCGCGGTACGTCTTCGCGGCCATCGACGCCGGCTGCGCCGCCGTCCGCGTCAACCCCGGCAACATCAAGAAGTTCGACGACAAGGTCGGCGAGATCGCCAAGGCGGCCAAGGACGCCGGCATCCCGATCCGGATCGGCGTCAACGCCGGCTCGCTGGACAAGCGGCTGCTCGCCAAGTACGGCAGGGCCACGCCGGAGGCGCTGGTCGAGTCGGCGCTGTGGGAGTGCTCGCTGTTCGAGGAGCACGACTTCCGCGACATCAAGATCTCGGTCAAGCACAACGACCCGGTCGTCATGGTGCGCGCCTACGAGCTGCTCGCCGCGCAGTGCGACTACCCGCTGCACCTGGGCGTCACCGAGGCCGGTCCCGCGTTCCAGGGCACGATCAAGTCCGCCGTGGCCTTCGGCGCGCTGCTCTCCCAGGGCATCGGCGACACGATCCGCGTCTCCCTGTCGGCGCCGCCGGTGGAGGAGGTCAAGGTCGGCACCCAGATCCTCGAGTCGCTGAACCTGCGCCAGCGCGGCCTGGAGATCGTCAGCTGCCCGTCCTGCGGCCGTGCCCAGGTCGACGTCTACACCCTCGCCAACGAGGTCACCGCCGGCCTGGAGGGCATGGAGGTCCCGCTGCGGGTGGCGGTGATGGGCTGCGTGGTCAACGGTCCCGGCGAGGCCCGCGAGGCCGACCTGGGGGTCGCCTCGGGCAACGGCAAGGGGCAGATCTTCGTCAAGGGCGAGGTGATCAAGACCGTGCCCGAGTCGCAGATCGTCGAGACGCTCATCGAGGAGGCGCTGCGGCTGGCCGGCGAGCAGGCGGGGGACGACGCCCCCGCGGGCGCGCCGATCGTCACCGTCTCCTGA
- a CDS encoding site-2 protease family protein translates to MWARKFGMRVPQFMVGFGPTVFSRTKGETEYGVKAVPLGGYIRIVGMIPPAEEGESKRATRMRKFIAEVRGQALNDIRPGDENRVFYGKPWWQRVIVMFAGPFHNLVLAVVFFAVVLTAVGTNVYTTRLSSVPACVLPAGAATAADQNACDEPIITSGAHLGEKCTLGEANCAKPQESPAAAAGLRPGDTIVAIGGTPLDRDAFDSWTTVQEEIRSSPGKPVVLTIERDGERRDVTVTPIENTVYVEAGSSDTETAGFLGVSPTAGFARQSVGDVPGYFGMIISQSVQKLVQIPERIPQVFRAAFLGEKRDPNGPVGVVGVGRISGEVFAEQDFTGTQKLSLFLSLLASINLVLFLFNLLPIYPLDGGHIAGALYERARAGIARMRGRPDPGPFDIARLMPVAYAVAGVFLVLSALLVIADIVNPITIG, encoded by the coding sequence ATGTGGGCCCGGAAGTTCGGCATGCGCGTGCCGCAGTTCATGGTCGGGTTCGGCCCGACCGTGTTCTCCCGCACCAAGGGCGAGACGGAGTACGGCGTCAAGGCCGTGCCGCTGGGCGGCTACATCCGCATCGTCGGCATGATCCCGCCGGCCGAGGAGGGGGAGAGCAAGCGCGCCACGCGGATGCGCAAGTTCATCGCCGAGGTCCGCGGGCAGGCGCTCAACGACATCCGCCCCGGCGACGAGAACCGCGTCTTCTACGGCAAGCCCTGGTGGCAGCGCGTCATCGTCATGTTCGCCGGGCCGTTCCACAACCTGGTGCTGGCCGTGGTGTTCTTCGCCGTCGTCCTCACCGCCGTGGGCACCAACGTCTACACGACCCGGCTGTCCAGCGTGCCGGCCTGCGTGCTGCCCGCCGGCGCCGCGACGGCCGCCGACCAGAACGCCTGCGACGAGCCGATCATCACGTCGGGCGCGCACCTGGGCGAGAAGTGCACCCTGGGCGAGGCGAACTGCGCGAAGCCCCAGGAGAGCCCCGCGGCCGCGGCCGGGCTGCGCCCCGGCGACACGATCGTCGCCATCGGCGGCACGCCGCTGGACAGGGACGCGTTCGACAGCTGGACGACGGTGCAGGAGGAGATCCGCAGCTCGCCGGGCAAGCCCGTCGTCCTGACCATCGAACGGGACGGCGAGCGCCGCGACGTGACCGTCACCCCGATCGAGAACACCGTCTACGTCGAGGCCGGCAGCAGCGACACCGAGACCGCCGGCTTCCTCGGGGTCAGCCCCACCGCCGGGTTCGCGCGGCAGTCCGTCGGCGACGTGCCCGGCTACTTCGGGATGATCATCTCCCAGTCGGTGCAGAAGCTGGTGCAGATCCCCGAGCGGATCCCGCAGGTGTTCCGGGCGGCGTTCCTCGGTGAGAAGCGCGACCCGAATGGCCCGGTCGGCGTCGTCGGTGTCGGGCGCATCTCCGGCGAGGTCTTCGCCGAGCAGGACTTCACCGGGACGCAGAAGCTCAGCCTGTTTCTGAGCCTGCTGGCCTCGATCAACCTGGTGCTCTTCCTGTTCAACCTGCTGCCGATCTACCCGCTCGACGGGGGGCACATCGCCGGCGCCTTGTACGAACGGGCGCGGGCGGGGATCGCGCGGATGCGCGGCCGGCCCGATCCCGGCCCGTTCGACATCGCGCGGCTGATGCCGGTCGCCTATGCCGTGGCCGGGGTGTTCCTCGTGCTCTCGGCGCTGCTGGTGATCGCCGACATCGTCAACCCGATCACCATCGGCTGA